A genome region from Streptomyces antimycoticus includes the following:
- the vioC gene encoding arginine beta-hydroxylase, Fe(II)/alpha-ketoglutarate-dependent, with amino-acid sequence MATGTSNVLELTPQEAHRSADLGIELAGKYASPEDPRLLFDLPFLAAMLPERTRKFLRAFALEEEHGHCVLRGHRIDTGRIGPTPEHWRARARPAAEFPEEILLLLYGAVIGEPFGWSTQQDGRLVHDVFPIRKHEHEQLGTGSSELLTWHTEDAFHPYRGDYLLLSALRNPDDVATTIGELDLDALAPEHVEVLFRKRFHIAPDESHLPKNNSAGDHEESAKRFATIERLINDREPVAVLYGSRSGPYMRLDPYFMETPEDDPQARAALEAVTGVLDRSLGEVALRQGDVLCVNNHLAVHGRVPFRARYDGTDRWLKRVNVTSDLRKSREMRALAGSRLIG; translated from the coding sequence ATGGCAACCGGCACCAGCAACGTCCTCGAACTGACCCCGCAGGAAGCGCACCGTTCCGCTGACCTCGGCATCGAACTGGCCGGGAAGTACGCCTCGCCCGAGGACCCACGACTCCTGTTCGACCTGCCGTTCCTCGCGGCGATGCTGCCCGAGCGCACCCGCAAGTTCCTGCGCGCCTTCGCGCTGGAGGAGGAGCACGGCCACTGTGTGCTCCGCGGCCACCGGATCGACACCGGCCGCATCGGCCCGACCCCGGAGCACTGGCGGGCCCGGGCCCGGCCCGCCGCGGAATTCCCCGAGGAGATCCTGCTGCTCCTCTACGGCGCCGTCATCGGCGAGCCGTTCGGCTGGTCCACGCAGCAGGACGGGCGGCTCGTCCACGACGTGTTCCCGATCCGCAAGCACGAGCACGAGCAGCTCGGCACCGGCAGCTCCGAACTCCTGACCTGGCACACCGAGGACGCCTTCCACCCGTACCGCGGCGACTACCTGCTGCTCTCGGCGCTGCGCAACCCCGACGACGTCGCCACCACCATCGGCGAACTGGACCTGGACGCCCTCGCCCCCGAGCACGTCGAGGTGCTGTTCCGGAAGCGCTTCCATATCGCCCCCGACGAGTCCCACCTGCCCAAGAACAACTCGGCCGGGGACCACGAGGAGTCCGCCAAGCGCTTCGCCACGATCGAGCGGCTGATCAACGACCGCGAACCGGTCGCGGTGCTGTACGGCTCGCGCTCCGGCCCGTACATGCGGCTCGACCCCTACTTCATGGAGACGCCCGAGGACGACCCGCAGGCCCGTGCCGCGCTGGAGGCCGTAACCGGGGTCCTGGACCGGTCGCTGGGCGAAGTCGCCCTGCGGCAGGGTGACGTGCTCTGCGTCAACAACCACCTGGCGGTCCATGGCCGGGTCCCCTTCCGGGCCCGCTACGACGGCACGGACCGCTGGCTCAAGCGCGTCAACGTCACCAGCGACCTGCGCAA
- a CDS encoding non-ribosomal peptide synthetase, giving the protein MSGRQPDFLDRWDHQVATRSGAPALIEGTVHWSYAQAEARAGALASVLAARGAGPGSVVGLSLDRPRDAVLSMLAVLRTGAAFTVLEPGLPPEARKDLVARVGAVLWLHDSTRQGPPLPLGTPCLDLATMEAGPAAAPYTGVPAAPTQPAYTLFTSGSTGRPKGIVVERGALAGFADAVAERLLLTPADRWLQIASLGFDVVIEEVFPVLATGGAVVCRPDTLPLEPPELHRVLREGEATVAELSTQYWREYARWLDAADETTPAALRAVLVGGERMEPGTYRAWQRRQPAALVHVYGLTECTVTSTMYTGRLPGNATEVPIGTPLSNAAVSVRADGRVLPPGRTGEIHIAGPSLARGYLHDEEQTELRFRPDPHADGERVYATGDLGRLLPGGALEFLGRIDSQLKVRGHRLEATAVERALESTPAVAQAVVLIDPGDATSLIACLVPADRALAPEPGTAARLTDGQRREVVGPTAAAFPSWGVPTRLYWTADLPKNPRGKVDTAALAAATVAAPVRTPPETGAEPGPDRPSTVDEPLHVVLHRFRDVLAAPALGPDDDFFAHGGQSILAMRLVSALRTDVPAAAGLRVATLFDCPTPRRLARHLSDRT; this is encoded by the coding sequence ATGAGCGGGCGGCAGCCGGACTTCCTCGACCGGTGGGACCATCAGGTCGCCACCCGGTCCGGGGCACCGGCCCTGATCGAGGGAACCGTCCACTGGAGCTATGCCCAGGCCGAGGCGCGGGCCGGCGCGCTCGCATCGGTGCTTGCCGCACGGGGCGCCGGCCCCGGGAGCGTGGTGGGTCTGTCGCTCGACCGGCCCCGGGACGCGGTCCTCTCCATGCTCGCCGTGCTCAGGACCGGCGCCGCCTTCACCGTCCTGGAGCCCGGTCTGCCGCCGGAGGCCCGGAAGGATCTGGTCGCCCGGGTGGGCGCCGTGCTCTGGCTCCACGACAGCACCCGGCAGGGGCCCCCGCTGCCGCTGGGTACACCGTGTCTGGACCTCGCCACCATGGAAGCCGGGCCCGCCGCCGCGCCGTACACCGGCGTCCCGGCAGCCCCCACGCAGCCGGCGTACACCCTGTTCACCTCCGGGTCCACCGGTCGGCCCAAGGGCATCGTGGTCGAGCGCGGCGCGCTCGCCGGGTTCGCCGACGCGGTGGCCGAGCGACTGCTCCTCACCCCGGCCGACCGCTGGCTGCAGATCGCCTCGCTCGGCTTCGACGTGGTGATCGAGGAGGTCTTCCCCGTCCTGGCCACCGGCGGTGCCGTGGTGTGCAGGCCCGACACCCTGCCGCTGGAACCGCCGGAGCTGCACCGCGTGCTGCGGGAGGGCGAGGCGACCGTGGCCGAGCTGTCGACCCAGTACTGGCGCGAGTACGCCCGCTGGCTGGACGCCGCCGACGAGACCACCCCCGCCGCGCTCCGGGCGGTCCTCGTGGGCGGCGAGCGGATGGAGCCCGGCACCTACCGGGCCTGGCAGCGCCGCCAGCCGGCCGCGCTGGTGCACGTGTACGGGCTGACGGAGTGCACGGTGACCTCCACCATGTACACCGGTCGACTGCCCGGGAACGCCACCGAAGTGCCCATCGGCACACCGCTGTCCAACGCGGCCGTCTCCGTTCGGGCCGACGGGCGGGTGCTGCCGCCCGGCCGGACCGGGGAGATCCACATCGCCGGTCCCTCGCTGGCGCGCGGCTATCTGCACGACGAGGAGCAGACCGAGCTGCGGTTCCGCCCGGACCCGCATGCGGACGGAGAGCGGGTCTACGCCACCGGGGACCTGGGCCGGCTGCTGCCGGGCGGGGCGCTGGAGTTCCTGGGCCGGATCGACAGCCAGCTGAAGGTGCGCGGCCACCGCCTGGAGGCGACCGCGGTGGAGCGGGCGCTGGAGTCCACGCCCGCGGTCGCCCAGGCCGTCGTCCTGATCGACCCCGGTGACGCCACCTCGCTGATCGCCTGCCTGGTCCCGGCCGACCGGGCGCTGGCCCCGGAGCCCGGCACCGCCGCCCGGCTCACCGACGGGCAGCGCAGGGAGGTGGTGGGGCCGACCGCCGCGGCCTTCCCCAGCTGGGGCGTACCGACCCGGCTGTACTGGACGGCCGACCTGCCCAAGAACCCGCGCGGGAAGGTGGACACGGCGGCGCTGGCGGCGGCGACGGTCGCGGCCCCCGTGCGTACGCCGCCCGAGACCGGCGCCGAGCCGGGGCCGGACCGACCGTCCACCGTGGACGAGCCCCTGCATGTCGTGCTCCACCGGTTCCGCGACGTGCTCGCGGCGCCCGCGCTCGGTCCCGACGACGACTTCTTCGCCCACGGCGGCCAGTCGATCCTGGCGATGCGCCTGGTGAGCGCGTTGCGGACGGATGTGCCCGCGGCCGCCGGGCTGCGCGTCGCCACGCTGTTCGACTGTCCCACGCCCCGGCGGCTCGCCAGACACCTCAGCGACCGTACCTGA
- the vioD gene encoding capreomycidine synthase: protein MKRNHCPAISVLDPGVHLSPVRNDGAVTSLPAPPILEEWYRRYLDRAELDISSSGVQPYSFAELRSIAGIGHDELDGIVMDDSTSQGSPELRQAIADRYAGGRREHIMVTHGSSEAIALTLGTLLEPGDRVVLPDSLYHSLGHFARERGCEIRTLPLGELSDGAFPDAVLRDTIGPGTKAVVANFPHNPTGLSLSGTGYRAFLDRVADSGALLVWDAAFAEITHGADPLPNPEMLYPHTVSYGTFSKVYGLPGLRFGWCIAPPELIERTFPLRDRTTLFLSPLVERIALHAVRAAPRLIGPRVEQARRNLELMDRWVDRHADVVAWQRPHGGVCGLLELPHVVDVERFCLELLDRTGTLLVPGTAFDLPHGVRLGFGGAEKEFAAGLDRLSGFLRGARGGR, encoded by the coding sequence ATGAAGCGCAACCACTGCCCCGCTATCTCCGTTCTCGATCCGGGAGTCCATTTGTCGCCCGTACGCAACGACGGCGCAGTGACCAGTCTGCCAGCACCACCGATATTGGAAGAGTGGTACCGGCGATATCTGGACAGGGCCGAACTGGATATCAGTTCCAGCGGGGTCCAGCCGTATTCTTTCGCGGAACTGCGCAGCATCGCCGGAATCGGCCACGACGAGCTCGACGGCATCGTCATGGACGACAGCACCTCGCAGGGTTCGCCGGAGCTGCGGCAGGCGATCGCCGACCGGTACGCCGGGGGGCGCCGCGAACACATCATGGTCACTCATGGTTCGAGCGAGGCCATCGCGCTCACCCTGGGGACCCTTCTGGAGCCGGGCGACCGGGTGGTGCTGCCTGATTCGCTCTACCACTCGCTCGGCCACTTCGCGCGGGAGCGCGGCTGCGAGATTCGCACCCTGCCGCTCGGAGAGCTGTCCGACGGGGCCTTTCCCGACGCCGTACTGCGCGACACGATCGGGCCGGGAACCAAGGCCGTGGTGGCGAATTTCCCGCACAATCCGACCGGCCTCAGCCTTTCCGGCACCGGATACCGCGCATTCCTCGACCGGGTGGCGGATTCGGGCGCCCTGCTCGTCTGGGACGCGGCCTTCGCGGAAATCACCCATGGCGCCGATCCGTTGCCCAACCCGGAAATGCTGTACCCGCACACCGTCTCGTACGGAACCTTCTCGAAGGTATACGGCCTGCCCGGACTGCGGTTCGGCTGGTGCATCGCCCCGCCGGAACTGATCGAGCGTACGTTTCCGCTGCGCGATCGCACGACGCTCTTCCTCTCGCCTCTCGTCGAACGCATCGCACTCCATGCGGTACGCGCCGCACCCCGGCTGATCGGCCCCCGCGTCGAACAGGCCCGGCGCAACCTGGAGTTGATGGACCGCTGGGTCGACCGGCACGCGGACGTCGTCGCCTGGCAGCGCCCACACGGCGGCGTCTGCGGGCTACTGGAGCTGCCGCACGTGGTCGATGTCGAGCGGTTCTGCCTGGAGTTGCTCGACCGGACCGGAACACTCCTGGTGCCCGGCACGGCCTTCGACCTCCCGCACGGAGTACGGCTCGGATTCGGTGGTGCCGAGAAGGAGTTCGCCGCCGGTCTCGACCGCCTCTCCGGCTTCCTGCGCGGCGCGCGGGGCGGGCGATGA
- a CDS encoding macrolide 2'-phosphotransferase, whose product MEASALSVPHLVDHAVRHGIAVVPGSAVVDESGWDFRVVHCRDEHGREWILRSPRRAQVVAPAAAEDRLLRLLRDRLPTRIPEWRVHTPEFTAYPRLPGTAAGAEDPHSLRYRWAVDPLDPAAEYLGPLAGVLVSLHALPPATAGLPDTAPDRPRERVARQLHEAHAAFGLSPGRRAHWLRWLEDDYGWPTATVPVHGDVHPGHTLVCRRPGGGARLAGLLDWTNARVDDPAADFVDLYYAGGPAVLDALLAAYRGQGGTVREGMREHIVELGDFLWVRVALLGLRTNRPHLVTTARARLRELGTVP is encoded by the coding sequence ATGGAGGCGTCAGCGCTCAGCGTTCCGCACCTCGTTGACCACGCCGTTCGGCACGGCATCGCGGTGGTCCCCGGCTCGGCTGTGGTGGACGAGTCCGGCTGGGACTTCCGCGTCGTGCACTGCCGCGACGAGCACGGCCGGGAGTGGATCCTGCGCTCTCCCCGACGCGCGCAGGTGGTCGCGCCCGCGGCGGCGGAGGACCGGCTGTTGCGACTGCTGCGCGACCGGCTGCCGACCCGGATCCCCGAGTGGCGGGTGCACACCCCGGAGTTCACCGCCTACCCGCGGCTCCCGGGGACGGCGGCGGGGGCGGAGGACCCCCACTCGCTCCGCTACCGGTGGGCGGTCGACCCGCTCGACCCCGCGGCGGAGTACCTGGGCCCACTGGCCGGTGTGCTGGTCTCGTTGCACGCCCTGCCGCCCGCGACGGCCGGCCTGCCGGACACGGCACCGGACCGGCCCCGCGAGCGGGTCGCCCGCCAACTCCATGAGGCGCACGCCGCGTTCGGGCTGTCCCCAGGCCGCCGAGCCCACTGGCTGCGCTGGCTGGAGGACGACTACGGCTGGCCGACCGCGACGGTGCCCGTCCACGGCGACGTGCACCCCGGCCACACCCTGGTCTGCCGCCGACCGGGCGGTGGGGCCCGGCTCGCGGGCCTGCTCGACTGGACCAACGCCCGGGTCGACGACCCCGCCGCGGACTTCGTGGACCTGTACTACGCGGGCGGTCCCGCCGTCCTGGACGCGCTGCTCGCCGCGTACCGGGGACAGGGCGGCACGGTACGGGAGGGAATGCGCGAGCACATCGTGGAACTGGGTGACTTCCTCTGGGTCCGGGTGGCCCTACTGGGCCTGCGCACGAACCGCCCGCATCTGGTGACGACAGCCAGGGCCCGGCTCCGGGAGCTCGGGACGGTGCCCTGA
- a CDS encoding phage integrase N-terminal SAM-like domain-containing protein, whose protein sequence is MRAGNYPETTRRNYLLAPTQLVRYLNENAAPDLEVEDPAEDPTEVTRAHSEAFQGWMIEAPSASTALNKHKGPRRFFRWLMQDEEEIDRSPMERVRQPKTAKELIPVIRDDDTNHGKAAASRVRFGPKAARPVRRGERCACASVAA, encoded by the coding sequence CTGCGGGCGGGCAACTACCCGGAGACCACCCGCCGCAACTACCTCCTCGCCCCCACCCAGCTCGTCCGCTACCTGAACGAGAACGCTGCGCCCGACCTCGAGGTGGAGGACCCGGCCGAGGACCCCACCGAGGTCACCCGCGCCCACAGCGAGGCCTTCCAGGGGTGGATGATCGAGGCCCCGTCGGCGTCGACCGCGCTGAACAAGCACAAGGGACCGCGGCGGTTCTTCAGGTGGCTGATGCAGGACGAGGAGGAGATCGACCGCTCTCCGATGGAACGCGTCCGCCAGCCCAAGACGGCGAAGGAGCTGATCCCGGTGATCCGGGACGACGACACCAACCACGGCAAAGCAGCCGCGAGCCGCGTGCGGTTCGGCCCGAAGGCGGCGCGGCCTGTCCGCCGGGGTGAAAGGTGTGCATGCGCATCGGTGGCGGCATGA
- a CDS encoding acetyl/propionyl/methylcrotonyl-CoA carboxylase subunit alpha: MTKVLIANRGEIAVRVARACRDAGIASVAVYADPDRDACHVRAADEAYALGGDTPAASYLDQAKVLAAAAESGADAVHPGYGFLSENAEFAQAVLDAGLTWIGPPPHAIRDLGDKVAARHIAQRAGAPLVAGTPDPVSGADEVVAFAEQHGLPIAIKAAFGGGGRGLKVARTMEEVPELYDSAVREAVAAFGRGECFVERYLDKPRHVETQCLADTHGNVVVVSTRDCSLQRRHQKLVEEAPAPFLTEEQNDQLYAASKAILKEAGYVGAGTVEFLVGKDGTISFLEVNTRLQVEHPVTEEVTGIDLVREMFRIADGEKLGYDDPPMRGHSFEFRINGEDPGRNFLPAPGTVTSFVPPAGPGVRLDAGVESGSVIGPAWDSLLAKLIVTGATRTQALQRAARALAEFQVDGMATAIPFHQAVVVDPAFTSEPFTIHTRWIETEFNNTIAPFAPVSPDEDEEPTARETVVVEVGGKRLEVSLPASLGVATAPAGGSKKPKRKAVKKSGSAASGDALASPMQGTIVKVAVGEGDTVAEGDLIVVLEAMKMEQPLNAHRAGTVKGLTAEVGASITSGAVICEIKD, encoded by the coding sequence CTGACGAAGGTGCTCATCGCCAACCGTGGCGAGATCGCTGTCCGTGTTGCCCGTGCCTGCCGGGATGCCGGGATCGCGAGCGTAGCCGTCTACGCCGATCCGGACCGGGACGCATGTCATGTGCGCGCGGCCGATGAAGCCTATGCGCTGGGCGGTGACACCCCGGCGGCCAGCTATCTCGACCAGGCCAAGGTCCTGGCCGCGGCCGCCGAATCCGGCGCCGACGCCGTCCACCCCGGCTACGGATTCCTCTCCGAGAACGCCGAATTCGCCCAAGCCGTCCTCGACGCGGGCCTGACCTGGATCGGCCCCCCGCCGCACGCCATCCGCGACCTGGGCGACAAGGTCGCCGCCCGCCACATCGCCCAGCGCGCCGGCGCACCCCTGGTCGCCGGCACCCCCGACCCGGTCTCCGGCGCGGACGAGGTCGTGGCCTTCGCCGAACAGCACGGCCTGCCCATCGCCATCAAAGCCGCCTTCGGCGGCGGCGGCCGCGGCCTGAAGGTCGCCCGCACCATGGAAGAGGTCCCCGAGCTCTACGACTCCGCCGTCCGCGAGGCCGTGGCCGCCTTCGGCCGCGGCGAATGCTTCGTCGAGCGCTACCTCGACAAGCCCCGCCATGTGGAGACCCAGTGCCTGGCCGACACCCACGGCAACGTGGTGGTCGTCTCCACCCGTGACTGCTCCCTCCAGCGCCGCCACCAAAAACTCGTCGAAGAGGCCCCGGCCCCGTTCCTGACTGAGGAGCAGAACGACCAGCTCTACGCCGCCTCCAAGGCCATCCTCAAGGAAGCCGGCTATGTAGGGGCGGGGACGGTGGAGTTCCTGGTCGGTAAGGACGGCACGATCTCGTTCCTGGAGGTCAACACCCGGCTGCAGGTGGAGCACCCGGTCACCGAGGAGGTCACCGGCATCGACCTGGTGCGGGAGATGTTCCGCATCGCGGACGGGGAGAAGCTGGGGTACGACGATCCGCCGATGCGAGGGCACTCGTTCGAGTTCCGGATCAACGGCGAGGACCCGGGCCGCAACTTCCTGCCCGCCCCCGGCACCGTGACCTCCTTCGTCCCGCCCGCCGGCCCCGGTGTCCGGCTGGACGCGGGCGTGGAGTCCGGCAGCGTCATCGGCCCCGCGTGGGACTCACTGCTGGCCAAGCTGATCGTCACCGGCGCCACCCGCACCCAGGCCCTCCAGCGCGCCGCCCGCGCCCTGGCCGAGTTCCAGGTCGACGGCATGGCCACCGCGATCCCGTTCCACCAGGCCGTGGTGGTGGACCCGGCATTCACCAGCGAGCCGTTCACGATCCACACCCGCTGGATCGAGACCGAGTTCAACAACACCATCGCCCCCTTCGCCCCCGTCAGCCCCGACGAGGACGAGGAGCCCACCGCCCGCGAGACCGTCGTGGTCGAGGTCGGCGGCAAGCGGCTGGAGGTCTCGCTGCCCGCCTCCCTGGGCGTGGCCACCGCCCCGGCGGGCGGCTCGAAGAAGCCGAAGCGCAAGGCGGTCAAGAAGTCCGGCTCCGCCGCCTCCGGCGACGCCCTGGCCTCCCCGATGCAGGGCACCATCGTCAAGGTCGCCGTGGGCGAGGGCGACACCGTGGCCGAGGGCGACCTCATCGTCGTCCTGGAGGCCATGAAGATGGAACAGCCCCTCAACGCCCACCGCGCGGGCACCGTCAAGGGCCTGACCGCCGAGGTCGGCGCGTCCATCACCTCGGGCGCGGTCATCTGCGAGATCAAGGACTGA
- a CDS encoding acyl-CoA carboxylase subunit epsilon, whose translation MTFTVVRGNPTHEELAAALAVIQARAAAASAVPATPQRLDEWTVKTRDISCSAPPQPGPAAWRSSYWPR comes from the coding sequence ATGACGTTCACGGTCGTACGCGGCAACCCCACTCACGAAGAGCTGGCCGCCGCGCTCGCGGTGATCCAAGCCCGCGCCGCAGCGGCCTCAGCCGTCCCTGCGACGCCGCAGCGACTGGACGAATGGACGGTCAAAACCCGCGACATCTCGTGCAGCGCCCCGCCCCAGCCGGGCCCGGCAGCGTGGCGCAGCTCCTACTGGCCACGCTGA
- a CDS encoding acyl-CoA carboxylase subunit beta, which translates to MSTEPAQPADIDIHTTAGKLADLQRRIEEATHAGSARAVEKQHAKGKLTARERIDLLLDEGSFTELDEFARHRSTNFGIEQNRPYGDGVVTGYGTVDGRPVAVFSQDFTVFGGALGEVFGEKIVKVMDFALKTGCPVIGINDSGGARIQEGVVSLGMYGEIFRRNTHASGVIPQISLVVGPCAGGAVYSPAITDFTVMVDQTSHMFITGPDVIKTVTGEDVGFEALGGARTHNTTSGVAHYMAGDEKDGIEYVKALLAYLPSNNLSEPPAFADEADLEVSEEDREMDTLIPDSANQPYDVHKAIEHVLDDNEFLETQALFAPNIITGFGRVEGHPVGIVANQPMQLAGCLDIDASEKAARFVRTCDAFNVPVLTFVDVPGFLPGTDQEYNGIIRRGAKLIFAYAEATVPLITVITRKAFGGAYDVMGSKHLGADLNLAWPTAQIAVMGAQGAVNILHRRTIAASDDPETTRAELIADYEDTLLNPYIAAERGYVDAVIMPSETRRHIVRGLRTLRNKREALPPKKHGNIPL; encoded by the coding sequence GTGAGCACCGAGCCCGCGCAGCCGGCCGACATCGATATTCACACGACCGCGGGGAAGCTCGCGGATCTGCAGCGCCGTATCGAAGAGGCGACCCATGCGGGGTCCGCGCGCGCGGTGGAGAAGCAGCACGCCAAGGGCAAGCTGACCGCGCGCGAGCGCATCGACCTCCTCCTGGACGAGGGGTCCTTCACCGAGCTCGACGAGTTCGCCCGGCACCGTTCGACCAACTTCGGCATCGAGCAGAACCGCCCCTACGGCGACGGGGTCGTCACCGGCTACGGCACGGTCGACGGCCGCCCGGTGGCCGTCTTCTCCCAGGACTTCACGGTCTTCGGCGGGGCGCTCGGGGAGGTGTTCGGCGAGAAGATCGTCAAGGTCATGGACTTCGCGCTGAAGACCGGCTGCCCGGTCATCGGCATCAACGACTCCGGCGGCGCCCGCATCCAGGAGGGCGTGGTCTCGCTCGGCATGTACGGCGAGATCTTCCGCCGCAACACCCATGCCTCCGGAGTGATCCCGCAGATCAGCCTGGTCGTGGGCCCGTGCGCGGGCGGGGCGGTCTACTCCCCGGCGATCACTGACTTCACGGTGATGGTCGACCAGACCTCGCACATGTTCATCACCGGCCCCGATGTGATCAAGACGGTCACAGGTGAGGACGTCGGCTTCGAGGCGCTGGGCGGCGCCCGGACCCACAACACCACCTCCGGTGTCGCGCACTACATGGCCGGCGACGAGAAGGACGGCATCGAGTACGTCAAGGCCCTGCTGGCCTACCTCCCCTCCAACAACCTCTCCGAGCCCCCGGCCTTCGCCGACGAGGCCGATCTGGAGGTCTCGGAGGAGGACCGGGAGATGGACACCCTCATCCCGGACTCGGCGAACCAGCCGTACGACGTGCACAAGGCCATCGAGCACGTCCTGGACGACAACGAGTTCCTGGAGACCCAGGCGCTCTTCGCACCCAACATCATCACCGGCTTCGGCCGGGTCGAGGGCCACCCGGTGGGCATCGTGGCCAACCAGCCGATGCAGCTCGCCGGCTGTCTGGACATCGACGCCTCCGAGAAGGCCGCACGCTTCGTGCGCACCTGCGACGCGTTCAACGTGCCCGTGCTGACCTTCGTGGACGTGCCCGGCTTCCTGCCCGGCACCGACCAGGAGTACAACGGCATCATCCGGCGCGGCGCCAAGCTGATCTTCGCCTACGCGGAGGCCACCGTCCCGCTGATCACGGTCATCACCCGCAAGGCGTTCGGCGGCGCGTACGACGTCATGGGCTCCAAGCATCTGGGCGCCGACCTCAACCTGGCCTGGCCCACCGCGCAGATCGCGGTCATGGGCGCCCAGGGCGCGGTCAACATCCTCCACCGGCGCACCATCGCCGCCTCCGACGACCCGGAGACCACCCGCGCCGAGCTGATCGCGGACTACGAGGACACCCTGCTGAATCCGTATATCGCGGCCGAGCGAGGCTACGTCGACGCGGTGATCATGCCCTCCGAGACCCGCCGCCACATCGTCCGCGGACTGAGGACCCTGCGGAACAAGCGCGAAGCGCTGCCCCCCAAGAAGCACGGCAACATCCCCCTCTGA
- a CDS encoding Zn-ribbon domain-containing OB-fold protein yields MIGEPSPPVAGHCGTGTEEDTVLHTTIETTDSALVEREVDPSASPLPEADCPTQVPLGGVGGGELYFQRCRWCRTAVFRRLLCPVCASTDLAWELSCGTGVIRHVLAMGRSPGRQCALATINMNEGFWLCSRVIGVPPLTVRVGAPVCLTEGIESGPQALLFRLCEPPQPPWR; encoded by the coding sequence GTGATCGGTGAGCCCTCGCCTCCCGTCGCGGGTCATTGCGGGACGGGGACGGAGGAGGACACCGTGCTCCATACAACGATCGAAACCACCGATAGCGCCCTCGTCGAACGGGAGGTCGATCCAAGCGCGAGCCCACTCCCGGAGGCGGACTGCCCCACACAGGTGCCGCTGGGTGGAGTGGGGGGTGGAGAGCTGTACTTCCAGCGCTGCCGCTGGTGTCGGACCGCAGTCTTCCGCCGTCTGTTGTGTCCCGTCTGCGCCTCCACCGATCTCGCCTGGGAGCTCAGTTGCGGCACCGGGGTCATCCGTCATGTCCTGGCCATGGGCCGGAGCCCCGGGAGACAGTGCGCACTCGCCACCATCAACATGAACGAGGGATTCTGGCTGTGCTCCAGGGTCATCGGCGTGCCGCCGCTCACCGTGCGGGTCGGGGCCCCGGTGTGTCTGACGGAAGGCATCGAGTCCGGCCCTCAGGCACTCCTCTTCCGCCTCTGCGAGCCTCCACAGCCTCCGTGGCGATGA